A region from the Agrobacterium cucumeris genome encodes:
- the dapE gene encoding succinyl-diaminopimelate desuccinylase: MTMTDPVANLAALIRCPSVTPAEGGALSLLDSLLSPLGFAVERMIASEAGTPDVENLYARLGTEGPHLMFAGHTDVVPVGDEAAWSHPPFSAEIAGGEMYGRGAVDMKGGIACFVAAIARHIEKHGKPQGSVSFLITGDEEGPSINGTSKLLEWAAAKGETWDACVVGEPTNPDQLGDMIKIGRRGSLSGRITVHGVQGHAAYPHLADNPIRGLLQLTHALMHPPFDHGTDNFQPSNLEVTTVDTGNAATNVIPSRATAAFNIRFNDTWTAESLRAEIIRRLDAAATEGELRPDRSPVKYEIVWADRPAHVFLTRNNALISSLSGAVEAVTGKEPKLSTTGGTSDARFIKDYCPVVEFGLVGQTMHMVDERVAVADLETLTRIYETFIERWFAHADGK, encoded by the coding sequence ATGACCATGACCGATCCCGTTGCCAATCTCGCCGCCCTCATCCGTTGCCCGTCGGTGACGCCTGCGGAAGGCGGCGCGCTTTCCCTGCTCGACAGCCTGCTTTCGCCGCTTGGCTTTGCGGTTGAAAGGATGATTGCAAGCGAGGCGGGAACGCCTGACGTGGAAAACCTCTATGCCCGGCTCGGCACCGAAGGTCCGCATCTGATGTTTGCGGGCCATACGGATGTCGTTCCCGTGGGTGACGAGGCCGCATGGAGCCATCCCCCCTTCTCGGCAGAGATTGCCGGCGGGGAAATGTACGGCCGCGGTGCGGTGGATATGAAGGGCGGCATTGCCTGTTTCGTCGCGGCCATTGCCCGCCATATCGAAAAACACGGCAAACCACAGGGCTCCGTTTCTTTCCTGATTACCGGCGACGAGGAAGGCCCGTCAATCAACGGCACCTCCAAGCTGCTGGAATGGGCGGCTGCCAAAGGCGAGACATGGGATGCCTGCGTGGTGGGGGAGCCGACCAATCCCGACCAGCTGGGCGACATGATCAAGATCGGTCGTCGCGGATCGCTTTCCGGCCGGATAACGGTGCATGGCGTTCAGGGCCATGCCGCCTACCCGCATCTCGCGGACAACCCCATTCGCGGGCTGCTGCAGCTGACCCATGCGCTGATGCACCCGCCCTTCGATCACGGCACGGATAATTTCCAGCCCTCCAATCTGGAAGTCACGACCGTCGATACCGGCAATGCCGCCACAAATGTCATCCCCTCACGGGCGACGGCGGCCTTCAACATTCGTTTCAACGATACCTGGACAGCCGAAAGCCTGCGGGCGGAAATCATCCGCCGTCTGGATGCGGCTGCCACCGAAGGTGAGCTTCGCCCTGACCGCAGCCCGGTCAAATACGAGATCGTCTGGGCGGACCGACCGGCCCACGTTTTCCTGACGCGCAACAATGCGCTCATCTCGTCGCTGTCAGGCGCTGTCGAGGCCGTTACCGGCAAGGAGCCGAAACTTTCGACCACCGGCGGCACCTCGGATGCGCGCTTCATCAAGGATTATTGCCCGGTGGTGGAATTCGGCCTCGTCGGACAAACGATGCATATGGTCGATGAGCGTGTGGCGGTTGCCGATCTCGAGACACTGACGCGCATCTACGAAACCTTTATCGAACGATGGTTCGCCCATGCCGACGGCAAGTGA
- the trmB gene encoding tRNA (guanosine(46)-N7)-methyltransferase TrmB has translation MTEERRSRATEAFFGRRKGKPLRNQQVDTIENLLPLLKIDLGSTPPQNLAALFPADVRSVRLEIGFGGGEHLAHRAVENPETGFIGVEPFVNSMAKLLATVRERELMNIRLYDDDATQLLDWLPEGSIDHIDLLYPDPWPKKKHWKRRFVSDVNLARFHRALKPGGKFCFASDIDTYVNWTLQHCARHGGFEWTATSADDWRTPYANWPGTRYENKAKREGRSSAYLTFIRR, from the coding sequence ATGACGGAAGAACGGCGTTCGCGCGCAACGGAAGCGTTTTTTGGCAGACGCAAGGGCAAGCCTTTGCGCAATCAGCAGGTCGACACGATCGAAAACCTGCTGCCTTTGCTGAAAATCGATCTGGGGAGCACACCGCCGCAAAATCTGGCGGCTCTCTTTCCTGCGGATGTGAGATCGGTTCGTCTGGAGATCGGCTTCGGCGGCGGCGAGCATCTTGCCCATCGCGCGGTTGAAAACCCCGAGACAGGCTTTATCGGCGTCGAGCCCTTCGTCAATTCCATGGCCAAGCTGCTCGCAACCGTGCGCGAACGCGAGTTGATGAATATCCGCCTTTACGATGATGACGCGACGCAATTGCTGGACTGGCTGCCGGAAGGGTCGATCGATCACATTGATCTTCTCTACCCCGATCCCTGGCCGAAGAAAAAGCACTGGAAGCGCCGTTTCGTCTCCGACGTCAATCTTGCCCGCTTCCACAGGGCGCTGAAACCCGGCGGCAAGTTCTGCTTCGCATCGGATATCGACACCTACGTCAACTGGACGCTGCAACATTGCGCCCGCCATGGCGGTTTTGAGTGGACGGCGACGAGCGCTGACGACTGGCGCACGCCCTATGCCAACTGGCCGGGCACACGTTATGAGAACAAGGCGAAAAGAGAAGGCCGCAGCTCGGCCTATCTCACTTTTATTCGTCGCTGA
- the def gene encoding peptide deformylase: protein MTIKPLIILPDPVLRQQSKPIEQVDAEVLRLADDMLETMYDAPGIGLAAIQVGVARRMLVIDVAREGEEKTPVVFINPEILKVSDDISTYEEGCLSIPDYYAEVERPAALTVRYVGRDGKQQTVEADGLLATCLQHEIDHLNGVLFIDHISRLKRDMVIKKFTKAARVKV, encoded by the coding sequence ATGACTATCAAACCGCTTATCATTTTGCCCGATCCCGTGCTGCGCCAGCAATCGAAACCCATCGAACAGGTGGATGCCGAGGTGCTGCGCCTTGCCGACGACATGCTGGAAACCATGTATGATGCGCCGGGCATTGGCCTTGCCGCCATCCAGGTCGGCGTGGCGCGCCGTATGCTGGTGATTGATGTTGCGCGTGAAGGCGAGGAAAAGACCCCCGTCGTCTTCATCAACCCGGAAATCCTCAAGGTGTCGGACGATATTTCGACCTATGAGGAAGGCTGCCTCTCCATTCCCGATTATTACGCCGAAGTCGAGCGCCCAGCGGCGCTGACGGTGCGCTATGTCGGCCGTGACGGCAAGCAGCAGACCGTCGAGGCGGACGGGCTTCTCGCCACGTGCCTGCAGCATGAGATCGATCACCTGAATGGTGTTCTGTTCATCGACCATATCTCGCGGCTGAAACGCGACATGGTCATCAAGAAATTCACCAAAGCGGCCCGCGTAAAGGTCTGA
- the truA gene encoding tRNA pseudouridine(38-40) synthase TruA: MPRFRMTVEYDGSPYFGWQRQDNGPSVQGALEAAVRSLTGETVSIRGAGRTDSGVHAVGQVAHADLSRDWEPYKLRNALNAHLAMAKEAVSVLDVAAVTEDFDARFSATRRHYLYRIICRKARLALEHKRAWWVSKDMDHERMHAAAQMLVGRHDFTTFRSVHCQASSPIRTLDRLDVTRNGDLIEIRATAQSFLHNQIRSFAGTLKMAGEGAMTPEDVRAALEARDRKACGPVAPPDGLYFMQVDYPDVIPPRVHSKVETVEDAD, from the coding sequence ATGCCACGCTTCCGCATGACCGTCGAATATGACGGTTCACCCTATTTTGGCTGGCAGAGACAGGATAACGGCCCCTCGGTTCAAGGCGCGCTGGAGGCTGCCGTCCGGTCGCTGACAGGGGAAACCGTTTCCATTCGCGGTGCGGGCCGTACCGATTCCGGCGTACATGCCGTCGGGCAGGTGGCCCATGCCGATCTTTCTCGCGACTGGGAGCCTTACAAGCTTCGCAATGCGTTGAACGCCCATCTGGCGATGGCGAAGGAGGCCGTCTCGGTTCTGGACGTCGCAGCCGTAACGGAAGATTTCGATGCCCGTTTTTCCGCCACCCGCCGCCATTATCTCTATCGCATCATTTGCCGGAAGGCTCGGCTGGCGCTGGAACACAAACGTGCATGGTGGGTTTCGAAAGACATGGACCATGAGCGCATGCACGCGGCTGCGCAGATGCTTGTCGGCCGGCATGATTTCACCACCTTTCGCTCGGTTCATTGCCAGGCGAGCAGCCCGATCCGGACACTCGACCGGCTGGATGTGACACGCAATGGCGACCTCATCGAAATCCGCGCGACGGCGCAGAGTTTCCTGCATAACCAGATCCGCTCTTTCGCCGGTACGCTGAAAATGGCCGGTGAAGGCGCCATGACACCGGAGGATGTGCGCGCGGCACTGGAAGCACGGGATCGCAAGGCCTGCGGCCCGGTTGCGCCGCCGGACGGTCTTTATTTCATGCAGGTGGATTATCCTGATGTCATTCCGCCGCGTGTGCATTCAAAAGTCGAGACCGTGGAAGACGCGGACTGA
- a CDS encoding ribokinase: MITIFGSINMDLIATAKRLPKPGETVTGESFSTAAGGKGANQALAAKRAGATVKMAGAAGDDTFAAPALTLLRDAGTDLSLVKTAPGPTGTAMILIGEGGENMISVIPAANGEVSASDAAKVVAEMSAGDILMLQFEIPASAIEAALTAAKAKRVTTVINTAPLTADGPRLAGLADIVIANETEFELLIGKNGLSGSERETELKALHEKSGQTLIVTLGADGVIAIRNSKLYRAAGLKIVPVDTVGAGDTFCGYLAASLDQGMDFEKALKRAAVAGSLACTRAGAQPSIPLAAEVDANI; encoded by the coding sequence ATGATTACTATTTTCGGCTCCATCAACATGGATCTCATCGCCACCGCCAAACGTCTTCCAAAACCCGGTGAAACCGTGACGGGAGAAAGCTTCTCCACCGCGGCGGGCGGAAAGGGAGCCAATCAGGCGCTTGCCGCAAAGCGGGCGGGCGCCACGGTCAAAATGGCCGGTGCAGCGGGTGACGATACCTTTGCCGCACCGGCGCTGACATTGTTGCGTGATGCCGGCACCGACCTCTCGCTCGTCAAGACCGCGCCGGGCCCGACCGGCACGGCGATGATCCTTATTGGTGAAGGCGGAGAGAACATGATCTCGGTCATTCCCGCCGCCAATGGCGAAGTGTCGGCATCCGACGCCGCCAAGGTCGTGGCGGAGATGTCGGCGGGCGATATTCTGATGCTGCAGTTCGAAATACCCGCATCCGCCATCGAAGCGGCGCTGACGGCCGCAAAGGCCAAGCGCGTCACCACCGTCATCAATACTGCCCCGCTGACCGCAGACGGACCGCGCCTTGCCGGCCTTGCCGATATCGTCATCGCCAACGAAACCGAGTTCGAGTTGCTGATCGGCAAGAACGGACTTTCCGGTTCGGAACGGGAAACCGAACTCAAGGCCTTACATGAAAAATCCGGCCAGACATTGATCGTCACACTTGGAGCGGACGGCGTGATCGCCATTCGCAATAGCAAGCTGTACCGGGCCGCCGGCCTGAAGATCGTACCCGTCGATACGGTTGGCGCAGGCGATACGTTCTGCGGTTATCTCGCTGCCAGCCTTGATCAGGGGATGGATTTCGAAAAGGCGCTGAAGCGTGCCGCCGTCGCAGGTTCGCTTGCCTGCACCCGCGCCGGCGCCCAGCCTTCCATTCCGCTTGCGGCGGAAGTGGATGCGAATATCTGA
- a CDS encoding DNA recombination protein RmuC — protein MSIDLSVLLDPALRAGSVDISFGALLAALLFGLAITWLVTTNRVKKAGADGEISDLLKTQSELHGRIAAMAETLGTRQTEMSQTLNQRLDGMSQRLGETLTEQTRSTHENLSRLQERLAVIDAAQGNIQDLAKDVVGLQAILSNKQTRGAFGQARMEALIADALPAGAFQLQPTLSNGYRPDCTIKMPNNAPPLVIDAKFPLEAWNALKADESPEAKRAAIQQFRRDMEVHIRDVAEKYLIRGETQDTAFIFVPSESIFADIHQHFEYLVQRAHRARVVIVSPSLLMLSVQVIQSVLKDQRMREQAHLIQGEVALLMDDVRRLDDRTRKLQAHFGLAQKDVDMMLISSDKVLARGQKIEGLDFSPTEKEAAHGEIEQARRFADNRAGAAKLRVVDDE, from the coding sequence ATGAGCATAGATTTATCCGTTCTCCTCGATCCGGCATTGCGGGCCGGTTCCGTCGATATCAGTTTCGGCGCGCTGCTCGCGGCTCTGCTTTTCGGTCTGGCGATCACATGGCTGGTCACAACGAACCGCGTGAAAAAAGCGGGAGCGGATGGAGAAATCTCCGACCTTCTGAAAACCCAGTCCGAACTGCACGGCCGGATTGCCGCCATGGCGGAGACGCTTGGCACACGCCAGACCGAGATGAGCCAGACGCTCAATCAGCGTCTCGACGGCATGTCGCAGCGGCTGGGCGAAACGCTGACGGAGCAGACCCGATCAACGCATGAAAATCTGAGCCGTCTTCAGGAGCGCTTGGCGGTCATCGATGCCGCACAGGGCAATATTCAGGATCTGGCCAAGGATGTGGTCGGGCTGCAGGCGATCCTTTCCAACAAGCAGACGCGAGGCGCCTTCGGACAGGCGCGCATGGAGGCGCTGATTGCCGATGCACTTCCCGCAGGTGCTTTCCAGCTTCAGCCCACACTTTCGAACGGTTACCGGCCGGACTGCACCATCAAGATGCCGAATAACGCGCCGCCGCTTGTCATCGACGCCAAGTTTCCGCTGGAAGCCTGGAACGCACTGAAAGCAGATGAGTCGCCGGAAGCGAAGCGCGCCGCCATTCAGCAGTTCCGGCGCGATATGGAAGTGCACATTCGCGACGTGGCCGAGAAATACCTCATCCGCGGCGAGACGCAGGATACGGCCTTCATCTTCGTGCCGTCCGAATCGATCTTCGCCGATATTCACCAGCATTTCGAATATCTGGTGCAGCGCGCCCATCGGGCTCGCGTCGTCATCGTATCGCCGTCCCTTCTGATGCTGTCGGTGCAGGTCATCCAGTCGGTGCTGAAAGATCAGCGCATGCGCGAGCAGGCGCATCTCATTCAAGGCGAAGTGGCGTTGCTGATGGACGATGTGCGGCGGCTGGACGACCGGACGCGCAAGCTGCAGGCTCATTTCGGGCTGGCGCAGAAGGACGTCGACATGATGCTGATTTCCTCAGACAAGGTCTTGGCGCGCGGCCAAAAAATTGAGGGCCTCGATTTTTCGCCGACGGAAAAAGAAGCTGCGCATGGGGAAATCGAGCAGGCCCGCCGCTTTGCGGATAACAGAGCCGGTGCGGCCAAATTGCGGGTAGTTGACGACGAGTGA
- a CDS encoding LOG family protein, giving the protein MEMTRLKNGKLRRKDGVWDPLKRSSADKQQAEVVPKTPQSDSPSYRLAYVDMDFLCREELRPVRLQLELLKTEMALTERGIKSTVVMFGGARIPEPGGEAWAARNETQKRNLEQSSVYYDEARKFARLCTDYAAKSDHLEYVVVTGGGPGVMEAGNRGAADVGGPSIGLNIVLPHEQAPNPYVTPELSFNFHYFAIRKMHFLMRAKAVVIFPGGFGTLDELFETLTLIQTKRMAPIPLILFGEKFWRSVVNFEFLADFGTIAPEDMELLHFAETADDAWEIISAYYEH; this is encoded by the coding sequence ATGGAAATGACACGACTGAAAAATGGCAAATTGCGGCGTAAGGATGGGGTATGGGACCCCTTGAAGCGCAGCTCTGCGGACAAGCAGCAGGCCGAGGTCGTTCCGAAAACACCGCAGTCGGATTCCCCGTCTTACCGGCTTGCTTATGTGGACATGGATTTCCTCTGCCGTGAGGAATTGCGTCCCGTCAGGCTGCAGCTGGAACTTCTGAAGACGGAAATGGCGCTCACCGAACGCGGCATCAAATCCACCGTCGTCATGTTCGGCGGCGCCCGCATTCCCGAACCCGGTGGCGAGGCCTGGGCGGCGCGCAACGAAACGCAGAAGCGCAATCTGGAGCAATCCTCCGTCTATTACGACGAGGCGCGCAAATTTGCCCGGCTGTGCACCGACTATGCCGCGAAATCCGATCATCTCGAATATGTCGTGGTCACCGGCGGCGGCCCCGGTGTCATGGAAGCGGGCAATCGTGGTGCGGCCGATGTGGGCGGCCCGTCGATCGGTCTCAACATCGTTCTGCCGCATGAACAGGCGCCGAACCCCTATGTCACGCCGGAGCTGAGCTTCAATTTCCACTATTTTGCCATCCGCAAGATGCATTTCCTGATGCGGGCGAAGGCCGTGGTGATCTTCCCCGGTGGTTTCGGTACGCTCGATGAGCTGTTCGAGACGCTGACGCTTATCCAGACCAAGCGCATGGCGCCCATTCCGCTCATCCTGTTCGGGGAGAAGTTCTGGCGCTCGGTGGTCAATTTCGAATTCCTGGCGGATTTCGGCACCATCGCCCCGGAAGATATGGAATTGCTGCATTTCGCCGAAACGGCTGACGATGCATGGGAAATCATCTCGGCCTATTACGAACACTGA
- the fmt gene encoding methionyl-tRNA formyltransferase, which yields MSLRIIFMGTPDFSVPTLRALVEAGHEVVAVYTQPPRPGGRRGLDLQKSPVHQAAELLGLPVLTPVNFKAEEDRQQFRDFNADVAVVVAYGLLLPEAILTGTRLGCYNGHASLLPRWRGAAPIQRAIMAGDAETGMMVMKMEKGLDTGPVALTAKVAIGENMTAGELHDSLMLAGARLMRQAMDRLEADDLPLITQAEEGVVYASKIDKGETRIDFSRPAQDVHNHIRGLSPFPGAWLEMDIGGKAERVKVLASELASGMGEAGTVLDDALTIACGSDAVRLTRLQKAGGKPMSAADFVRGTPVPVTTRLG from the coding sequence ATGTCTCTTCGCATCATCTTCATGGGCACGCCGGATTTTTCCGTTCCCACCTTGCGTGCATTGGTGGAAGCGGGTCACGAGGTCGTTGCCGTTTATACGCAGCCGCCGCGTCCCGGCGGTCGTCGTGGCCTCGATCTGCAGAAGTCTCCCGTACATCAGGCGGCCGAACTTCTGGGCCTGCCCGTGCTGACGCCCGTGAACTTCAAGGCCGAGGAAGATCGCCAGCAGTTCCGGGACTTCAACGCAGATGTGGCGGTTGTCGTGGCTTACGGGTTGCTGTTGCCTGAAGCGATCCTCACCGGCACGCGCCTTGGCTGTTATAATGGCCACGCTTCCCTGTTGCCGCGCTGGCGGGGTGCGGCTCCCATCCAGCGGGCGATCATGGCCGGCGATGCCGAGACCGGGATGATGGTCATGAAAATGGAAAAGGGGCTCGATACCGGCCCCGTCGCGCTGACCGCAAAGGTCGCGATCGGCGAGAATATGACAGCCGGCGAGCTGCACGACAGTCTCATGCTCGCAGGCGCGCGGCTGATGCGGCAGGCGATGGACAGGCTGGAAGCAGACGACCTGCCCCTCATCACACAGGCCGAAGAGGGTGTTGTTTACGCTTCGAAGATCGACAAGGGTGAGACCCGCATCGATTTCTCCCGCCCTGCACAGGATGTCCATAACCATATTCGTGGCCTTTCGCCTTTTCCCGGCGCATGGCTGGAAATGGATATTGGCGGCAAGGCCGAGCGTGTGAAGGTTCTGGCCTCTGAGCTGGCGAGCGGCATGGGAGAAGCGGGCACCGTGCTGGATGATGCCCTCACCATTGCCTGCGGCAGCGATGCCGTTCGGCTCACTCGCCTGCAAAAGGCGGGCGGCAAGCCGATGTCGGCCGCCGATTTCGTTCGTGGCACCCCCGTTCCCGTCACAACGAGGCTCGGCTGA
- a CDS encoding helix-turn-helix domain-containing protein — protein MTENKKKPNPIDIHVGSRIRLRRTMLGMSQEKLGESLGITFQQIQKYEKGTNRVGASRLQNISAILNVPVSFFFEDAPGDQVGGASGMAEASSSNYVVDFLSSAEGLQLNRAFVKIADPKVRRRLVDLVKALAAEGDAE, from the coding sequence ATGACCGAGAATAAGAAAAAGCCTAACCCCATCGACATTCATGTCGGAAGCCGAATTCGTCTTCGCAGAACCATGCTCGGCATGAGCCAGGAAAAGCTGGGCGAAAGCCTTGGAATTACCTTTCAGCAAATCCAGAAATATGAAAAGGGCACGAACCGCGTCGGTGCGAGCCGCCTTCAGAATATTTCCGCGATCCTCAACGTTCCGGTGTCCTTCTTTTTCGAAGATGCTCCCGGTGATCAGGTTGGCGGCGCATCCGGCATGGCGGAAGCCTCCAGCTCCAATTACGTGGTTGACTTCCTGTCCTCGGCTGAAGGTTTGCAGTTGAACCGCGCTTTTGTGAAGATCGCCGATCCCAAGGTCCGCCGTCGTCTCGTTGATCTCGTCAAGGCGCTCGCCGCCGAAGGAGACGCGGAGTAA
- the metK gene encoding methionine adenosyltransferase — translation MRANYLFTSESVAEGHPDKVCDRISDEIVDLIYREASKTGVDPWTVRIACETLATTNRVVIAGEVRVPDTLLKKDKDGKVVKDASGHPVINPSKFKSAARKAIRDIGYEQDGFHWKTAKIDVLLHPQSADIAQGVDNASDKQGDEGAGDQGIMFGYACKETPDLMPAPIYYSHRILQLLATARKSGEGEAAKLGPDAKSQVTVRYVDGKASEAVSIVLSTQHLDASWDSKKVRAVVEPYIREALGDLKIADDCQWYINPTGKFVIGGPDGDAGLTGRKIIVDTYGGAAPHGGGAFSGKDTTKVDRSAAYAARYLAKNVVAAGLAERCTIQISYAIGIAQPLSIYVDLHGTGKVSEDQVEGAIRKVMDLSPSGIRRHLDLNKPIYAKTSSYGHFGRKAGRDGSFSWEKLDLVKPLKEALSA, via the coding sequence ATGCGTGCCAATTACCTGTTCACCAGCGAGTCCGTGGCCGAAGGTCATCCGGACAAGGTTTGTGACCGTATTTCCGATGAAATCGTCGATCTCATTTATCGTGAAGCGTCCAAGACGGGTGTTGACCCCTGGACCGTGCGCATCGCATGCGAGACGCTTGCGACGACCAACCGCGTCGTCATCGCCGGTGAGGTTCGGGTTCCCGATACCCTGCTGAAGAAGGACAAGGACGGCAAGGTCGTCAAGGACGCCTCCGGCCACCCGGTTATCAATCCTTCCAAGTTCAAGTCCGCGGCCCGCAAGGCAATCCGCGACATCGGCTACGAGCAGGATGGTTTCCACTGGAAGACCGCCAAGATCGATGTTCTCCTGCATCCACAGTCGGCAGACATCGCGCAGGGCGTCGACAATGCTTCCGACAAGCAGGGTGACGAAGGTGCTGGCGACCAGGGCATCATGTTCGGTTACGCCTGCAAGGAAACGCCGGACCTGATGCCGGCCCCGATCTATTATTCGCACCGTATCCTGCAGCTGCTCGCCACCGCCCGCAAGAGCGGCGAAGGCGAAGCGGCAAAGCTCGGCCCTGATGCCAAGAGCCAGGTGACGGTTCGTTACGTCGATGGCAAGGCTTCGGAAGCCGTATCCATCGTTCTGTCCACGCAGCATCTCGATGCAAGCTGGGATTCGAAGAAGGTTCGCGCCGTTGTCGAACCCTATATCCGCGAAGCTCTGGGCGACCTGAAGATCGCTGACGATTGCCAGTGGTACATCAACCCGACGGGCAAGTTCGTCATCGGCGGTCCTGATGGCGATGCCGGCCTGACCGGCCGCAAGATCATCGTCGACACCTATGGCGGTGCTGCCCCCCATGGTGGCGGTGCATTCTCCGGCAAGGACACGACCAAGGTCGACCGTTCCGCCGCCTATGCCGCCCGCTACCTTGCCAAGAACGTTGTGGCTGCCGGTTTGGCCGAGCGCTGCACGATCCAGATCTCCTACGCTATCGGCATCGCCCAGCCGCTGTCGATCTATGTCGATCTGCACGGCACGGGCAAGGTCAGCGAAGATCAGGTTGAAGGTGCGATCCGCAAGGTCATGGACCTGTCGCCCTCGGGCATCCGCCGTCATCTCGATCTTAACAAGCCGATCTACGCCAAGACGTCCTCTTATGGCCATTTTGGTCGCAAGGCCGGCCGTGACGGCTCCTTCTCCTGGGAGAAGCTTGATCTGGTGAAGCCGCTCAAGGAAGCTTTGAGCGCCTAA
- the dapD gene encoding 2,3,4,5-tetrahydropyridine-2,6-dicarboxylate N-succinyltransferase, which produces MSLTDLTSLETIIETAFDNRDGVNVSTKGEVRDAVNTSLQLLDSGKARVAEKQADGNWKVNQWLKKAVLLSFRLNDMEIVTGGPGESTWWDKVPSKFENWGENQFRAAGFRAVPNAVVRRSAYVAKNVVLMPSFVNLGAYVDEGTMVDTWATVGSCAQIGKNVHLSGGVGIGGVLEPLQAGPTIIEDNCFIGARSEVVEGCIVREGAVLGMGVFIGKSTKIVDRATGEITYGEVPPYSVVVAGTMPGKPFPNGEPGPSLYCAVIVKRVDEKTRSKTGINELLRD; this is translated from the coding sequence ATGAGCCTTACGGATCTCACCTCCCTCGAAACCATCATCGAAACCGCCTTTGACAACCGCGATGGCGTGAACGTATCGACGAAGGGCGAGGTTCGCGATGCGGTGAACACATCTCTTCAACTTCTCGATAGCGGCAAGGCGCGCGTGGCTGAAAAGCAGGCGGATGGCAACTGGAAGGTGAACCAGTGGCTGAAAAAGGCCGTGCTTCTTTCCTTCCGCCTCAACGACATGGAAATCGTCACCGGCGGACCGGGTGAATCCACCTGGTGGGACAAGGTGCCGTCGAAGTTCGAAAACTGGGGTGAAAACCAGTTCCGTGCTGCCGGTTTCCGCGCCGTGCCGAACGCTGTCGTGCGCCGGTCGGCTTACGTGGCCAAGAACGTCGTGCTGATGCCGTCTTTCGTCAATCTCGGTGCTTACGTCGATGAAGGCACGATGGTCGACACCTGGGCAACCGTTGGCTCCTGCGCGCAGATCGGCAAGAATGTGCACCTCTCCGGCGGCGTCGGCATTGGCGGCGTTCTGGAGCCGCTGCAGGCCGGCCCGACCATCATCGAGGATAACTGCTTCATCGGCGCCCGCTCGGAAGTCGTTGAAGGCTGCATCGTGCGCGAAGGCGCCGTTCTCGGCATGGGCGTGTTCATCGGCAAGTCGACCAAGATCGTCGACCGCGCTACCGGCGAAATCACCTATGGCGAAGTTCCGCCCTATTCCGTCGTCGTTGCCGGCACCATGCCGGGCAAGCCTTTCCCGAACGGCGAGCCGGGCCCAAGCCTCTATTGCGCCGTGATCGTCAAGCGCGTCGATGAAAAGACCCGCTCCAAGACCGGCATCAACGAGCTTCTGCGCGACTGA